One stretch of Prunus persica cultivar Lovell chromosome G1, Prunus_persica_NCBIv2, whole genome shotgun sequence DNA includes these proteins:
- the LOC18791445 gene encoding chloroplast envelope membrane protein isoform X2, with the protein MSSMVLCKNFIFNNPKLRRSSFYLHRNSSTLVAQLGDTRRRFAAGFIPNAGKRKRERSWWQRFFFDEDGNWLGLKEDDMLVEAEDDLEMDGSDEGEKFEAWKTRAEAIVELREAQQDMTNEENRKWEDWLADSNSTSWEAVQSDPTQEKGLLYSLTDFVLRKEDDDDDDMLYEDRVFRYASLNSAKFLAVLIIIPWALDFVVHDYLLMPFLDRYVKTVPLAAEMLDVRRNQKLQMVEELKIERARFHFEMEIGKSPPLSDEEVWWELRHKALELRDEWRLENRKAFANIWSDMIFGVSLFILLYCNQSKVALLKFTGYKIINNISDTGKAFLIILITDIFLGYPSMLCLLGCQYGLQIRWAFVKLCSQDSVWRHDFSSYMVSF; encoded by the exons ATGTCCTCCATGGTCTTATGCAAAAACTTTATCTTTAATAACCCGAAGCTGCGGCGGAGCTCCTTTTATCTGCACAGAAATTCGTCGACATTAGTGGCTCAACTGGGCGACACAAGACGGAGGTTTGCCGCCGGGTTCATCCCAAATGCCGGGAAACGAAAAAGGGAAAGGAGCTGGTGGCAGAGATTCTTTTTCGACGAGGATGGCAATTGGCTTGGTTTGAAGGAGGATGACATGCTGGTGGAGGCGGAGGATGACTTGGAGATGGACGGCTCTGATGAAGGTGAGAAATTTGAGGCGTGGAAGACGAGGGCTGAAGCAATCGTGGAGCTGAGGGAAGCACAGCAAGATATGACGAACGAGGAGAATCGCAAGTGGGAGGACTGGCTTGCGGATTCTAATTCTACTTCCTGGGAAGCTGTGCAGTCGGATCCTACTCAAGAAAAGGGCTTGCTTTACTCTCTCACTGATTTCGTTCTTAGAAAGGAagatgacgacgacgacgacatGCTCTATGAAGACCGTGTTTTCCGCTATGCCTCACTCAATTCG GCTAAATTTTTGGCGGTGTTAATAATTATACCCTGGGCCTTGGATTTTGTGGTTCACGACTATCTTCTGATGCCTTTTTTAGACAG ATATGTGAAGACTGTACCACTTGCTGCAGAAATGCTTGACGTCAGAAGAAATCAAAAGCTTCAAATGGTTGAGGAATTAAAAATTGAGAGAGCAAGATTTCATTTTGAGATGGAAATTGGTAAATCTCCACCGCTTTCTGATGAGGAGGTTTGGTGGGAATTGAGGCATAAGGC ATTAGAGCTAAGAGATGAATGGAGATTAGAGAATCGTAAAGCATTTGCCAACATATGGTCAGATATGATATTCGGGGTCTCGTTATTCATTCTTTTATACTGCAATCAGAGTAAA GTAGCTTTGCTGAAATTTACAGGTTATaagataataaataatatttcagatACCGGGAAGGCATTTCTTATTATACTTATCACAGATATTTTTTTAGG ATATCCTAGCATGTTATGTTTGCTAGGCTGTCAATATGGACTACAGATTAGGTGGGCTTTTGTTAAATTGTGTAGTCAAGATTCAGTCTGGCGACATGACTTTTCCAGTTATATG GTATCATTCTGA
- the LOC18791445 gene encoding chloroplast envelope membrane protein isoform X1, whose protein sequence is MSSMVLCKNFIFNNPKLRRSSFYLHRNSSTLVAQLGDTRRRFAAGFIPNAGKRKRERSWWQRFFFDEDGNWLGLKEDDMLVEAEDDLEMDGSDEGEKFEAWKTRAEAIVELREAQQDMTNEENRKWEDWLADSNSTSWEAVQSDPTQEKGLLYSLTDFVLRKEDDDDDDMLYEDRVFRYASLNSAKFLAVLIIIPWALDFVVHDYLLMPFLDRYVKTVPLAAEMLDVRRNQKLQMVEELKIERARFHFEMEIGKSPPLSDEEVWWELRHKALELRDEWRLENRKAFANIWSDMIFGVSLFILLYCNQSKVALLKFTGYKIINNISDTGKAFLIILITDIFLGYHSESGWQTLLEIFVEHYGIDVDQSAITIFICLIPVVIDACVKLWLFKFLPRLSPKVANIFREMQRH, encoded by the exons ATGTCCTCCATGGTCTTATGCAAAAACTTTATCTTTAATAACCCGAAGCTGCGGCGGAGCTCCTTTTATCTGCACAGAAATTCGTCGACATTAGTGGCTCAACTGGGCGACACAAGACGGAGGTTTGCCGCCGGGTTCATCCCAAATGCCGGGAAACGAAAAAGGGAAAGGAGCTGGTGGCAGAGATTCTTTTTCGACGAGGATGGCAATTGGCTTGGTTTGAAGGAGGATGACATGCTGGTGGAGGCGGAGGATGACTTGGAGATGGACGGCTCTGATGAAGGTGAGAAATTTGAGGCGTGGAAGACGAGGGCTGAAGCAATCGTGGAGCTGAGGGAAGCACAGCAAGATATGACGAACGAGGAGAATCGCAAGTGGGAGGACTGGCTTGCGGATTCTAATTCTACTTCCTGGGAAGCTGTGCAGTCGGATCCTACTCAAGAAAAGGGCTTGCTTTACTCTCTCACTGATTTCGTTCTTAGAAAGGAagatgacgacgacgacgacatGCTCTATGAAGACCGTGTTTTCCGCTATGCCTCACTCAATTCG GCTAAATTTTTGGCGGTGTTAATAATTATACCCTGGGCCTTGGATTTTGTGGTTCACGACTATCTTCTGATGCCTTTTTTAGACAG ATATGTGAAGACTGTACCACTTGCTGCAGAAATGCTTGACGTCAGAAGAAATCAAAAGCTTCAAATGGTTGAGGAATTAAAAATTGAGAGAGCAAGATTTCATTTTGAGATGGAAATTGGTAAATCTCCACCGCTTTCTGATGAGGAGGTTTGGTGGGAATTGAGGCATAAGGC ATTAGAGCTAAGAGATGAATGGAGATTAGAGAATCGTAAAGCATTTGCCAACATATGGTCAGATATGATATTCGGGGTCTCGTTATTCATTCTTTTATACTGCAATCAGAGTAAA GTAGCTTTGCTGAAATTTACAGGTTATaagataataaataatatttcagatACCGGGAAGGCATTTCTTATTATACTTATCACAGATATTTTTTTAGG GTATCATTCTGAGTCTGGTTGGCAGACGTTGTTAGAAATTTTTGTTGAGCATTACGGGATTGATGTTGATCAGTCTGCCATAACCATTTTTATCTGCCTGATTCCAGTTGTCATTGATGCATGTGTGAAACTTTGG TTGTTTAAATTCCTACCAAGATTGTCCCCCAAGGTGGCAAACATATTCCGGGAAATGCAGCGTCACTAG
- the LOC18789210 gene encoding putative pentatricopeptide repeat-containing protein At3g16890, mitochondrial, whose amino-acid sequence MVRDMRWLSSLASRASPALRNLPEQAQRESSSKNKPRKVLNQTPSDNVGAPLKGNSPKPNFEPQNPNLVSISTNPISAVNHKFRIDNKRIDHLYIAQILSRKDWFLLLDHELKAKRIFLNPQFVASVLQNQESPLHSLKFYIWVSSTDSLFAKNQSVRGVLAKTFYRKGPVVLSVELLKDIKNSGFKVSEDLLCILISSWGRLGLAKYCAEVFGQISFLGLSLSTRLYNAVIDALVKSNSLDLAYLKFQQMPADNCNPDRFTYNTLIHGVCKIGIVDEALRLLKQMEGLGYLPNVCTYTILIGGFCNSKRVDEAFRVLEIMKEKNVSPNEATIRSLVHGVFRCMAPSKAFELLLTFFERESVFFKVACDTILCCLSNYNMAKEIALFLKKSGARCYLPDSSTFNIIMVCLIKELANPQNEVQEIFESFIQRGVKPGFSTYLQLIEAMYKAGQGDEGNRIFDQMIKEGLVSNVFSYNMVIDCFCKAKMMDRASKAFGDMQRKGIPPTLVTFNTLLNGYCKVGEVGKAHELLALLLEHGFKPDMFTFSSIIDGLCRLNRIDDAFECFAEMVRWGVTPNAITYNILIRALCFIGDIARSMGLMKRMEADGIKPDAYSFNALIQCLCRMNKVEKAEELFLAMLTLGLNPDNYTYSAFIKALCDSGKLDVAKEIFLSMEAYGCFPDSSICDIILDSLVRNARVEEARSIIKCFHRRK is encoded by the coding sequence atggtgaGGGACATGAGATGGCTTTCTTCTTTAGCTTCTAGGGCCTCACCTGCACTCAGAAACCTCCCCGAGCAAGCTCAGAGAGAATCCTCATCaaaaaacaaacccagaaaagtTCTGAATCAAACACCTTCTGACAACGTTGGAGCTCCTCTTAAAGGTAATTCTCCTAAACCCAACTTTGAGCCTCAAAATCCTAATTTAGTTTCCATTTCAACGAATCCCATTTCAGCTGTTAATCACAAGTTTCGTATTGATAATAAGCGAATTGATCACCTATACATCGCTCAAATTCTTTCACGGAAGGACTGGTTTTTATTGCTGGACCACGAGTTGAAGGCCAAgaggatttttttaaatccccAGTTTGTTGCTAGTGTCTTGCAAAACCAAGAAAGCCCATTACATTCTTTGAAGTTTTACATATGGGTTTCGAGTACCGACTCGTTATTCGCAAAGAATCAATCAGTTCGTGGTGTTTTAGCCAAGACCTTTTACCGGAAAGGCCCAGTTGTATTGTCTGTTGAATTGCTAAAAGATATTAAGAATTCAGGTTTTAAGGTCAGTGAAGACTTGCTTTGCATATTGATCAGCAGTTGGGGTAGGTTGGGTTTGGCAAAATATTGTGCTGAGGTTTTTGGGCAAATATCTTTTTTGGGTCTTAGTCTTAGCACAAGACTGTACAATGCTGTGATCGATGCTTTAGTCAAGTCCAATTCACTTGACTTGGCTTATCTAAAATTCCAACAGATGCCCGCGGATAACTGCAATCCCGATAGGTTCACTTACAATACCCTCATTCATGGAGTTTGCAAGATTGGTATTGTGGATGAGGCACTTCGCTTACTCAAACAAATGGAGGGCTTGGGGTATTTGCCTAATGTTTGTACGTATACTATCCTCATAGGTGGGTTTTGTAATTCAAAGAGGGTTGACGAAGCCTTCAGGGTTTTGGAGATaatgaaggagaagaatgTGTCCCCTAATGAAGCTACTATCAGATCATTGGTTCATGGGGTATTTCGTTGCATGGCCCCTAGCAAGGCTTTTGAGTTGTTATTGACTTTTTTTGAAAGGGAGtctgtattttttaaagtagCTTGTGATACCATACTGTGTTGCCTTTCAAATTATAATATGGCAAAAGAGATTGCTCTGTTTTTGAAGAAATCTGGTGCAAGATGTTATTTGCCTGACAGTTCGACGTTCAACATCATAATGGTTTGTTTGATAAAGGAATTAGCTAATCCTCAGAATGAGGTCCAGGAAATATTTGAAAGTTTTATACAGCGAGGAGTGAAACCAGGATTTAGTACTTATCTTCAATTGATTGAAGCTATGTACAAGGCAGGACAAGGTGATGAGGGGAATCGAATCTTTGATCAAATGATCAAAGAGGGACTTGTGTCAAATGTCTTCTCATACAACATGGTAATTGATTGCTTCTGCAAAGCCAAAATGATGGACAGGGCATCAAAGGCTTTTGGAGATATGCAGCGCAAAGGTATTCCTCCTACCCTTGTTACTTTCAATACACTTCTTAATGGATATTGCAAGGTTGGAGAGGTAGGTAAGGCACATGAACTATTGGCATTGCTCTTGGAACATGGGTTTAAGCCAGATATGTTCACTTTTAGTTCAATAATTGATGGTCTTTGTCGGTTGAACCGGATTGATGatgcttttgaatgttttGCTGAGATGGTTAGGTGGGGGGTCACTCCAAATGCCATCACATACAATATATTGATACGCGCTCTGTGTTTCATTGGAGATATTGCTAGATCGATGGGACTAATGAAAAGAATGGAGGCAGATGGAATAAAACCAGATGCTTACTCGTTCAATGCTCTTATTCAATGTCTTTGTAGGATGAACAAGGTTGAGAAAGCAGAGGAACTTTTTCTTGCTATGTTAACACTGGGTTTGAATCCCGACAATTATACGTACAGTGCTTTTATCAAGGCATTGTGTGATTCAGGAAAACTTGATGTGGCGAAGGAGATATTTCTCTCTATGGAAGCATATGGTTGTTTTCCTGATTCTTCTATTTGTGATATAATTTTAGATTCACTGGTTCGGAATGCCCGTGTAGAAGAGGCCCGTAGTATAATAAAATGTTTTCACAGGAGGAAATAA